A part of Desulfovibrio inopinatus DSM 10711 genomic DNA contains:
- a CDS encoding PilZ domain-containing protein — protein MTEACTAQKQMKQMEQLDSMDPSNALRLPVGVSVNLELMSTGKRIWGEIVGRKDGRFILVMPRLTPGDKNLASESMIAVRYMGKEGQLCGFRTTVLRFMHTPCPLLFLYYPDQYETIDLRKNKRFDCFVPATVFVNGNNYGSVIINISRCGSKVVLQKNNETPNLRDICVDCEVFISFKSITSPDDMYIKSIVRNVKRKQENIIIGLEFKEFIGNTLQNLDKFLLKCKTICELQ, from the coding sequence ATGACTGAAGCCTGCACTGCTCAAAAACAAATGAAGCAAATGGAACAACTTGACTCCATGGATCCTTCCAATGCCTTGAGACTTCCCGTTGGCGTCAGCGTCAACCTCGAACTCATGAGTACAGGGAAGAGAATATGGGGAGAAATTGTTGGTCGTAAGGATGGCCGATTCATATTGGTCATGCCACGGCTCACGCCTGGAGATAAAAACTTGGCGAGCGAGTCGATGATTGCTGTGCGCTACATGGGAAAAGAAGGTCAACTCTGCGGATTTCGCACAACTGTCCTTCGATTCATGCACACCCCCTGCCCGTTACTTTTTCTCTATTATCCAGATCAATACGAAACAATCGATCTTCGAAAAAACAAACGGTTTGATTGCTTTGTTCCAGCCACAGTTTTCGTCAATGGAAACAATTATGGTTCCGTTATTATAAATATTTCACGATGCGGCTCAAAAGTTGTATTACAAAAAAACAATGAGACCCCCAATCTACGTGATATTTGCGTCGATTGCGAAGTCTTCATTTCATTCAAATCTATAACAAGCCCAGATGATATGTACATTAAAAGCATTGTTCGCAATGTAAAACGCAAGCAAGAGAACATCATCATTGGCTTAGAATTCAAAGAATTCATTGGCAATACCTTGCAAAATCTCGACAAATTTCTACTCAAATGCAAAACCATCTGCGAGCTTCAGTAA
- a CDS encoding EAL and HDOD domain-containing protein, whose translation MSPDNDPEMATASVITDGLAISEVRRDPDHKVLINFPPRLLLQDGAFALPKDTCIIEILETIQPEPETINAIRRLKEAGYTLALDDFTGNPAFDVLIDIVDIVKVDVLELSPTQIICIGQKYAGRSKLLAEKVETDLVHSLTRSLGFTLFQGFYFSKPIMETGRTIPTGSIMHLRLINELNAPDCDLNSLSRLISQDPGLSYRLLKYINSAAYTFNARVESISAAVILMGCEPLRHWLMVVGLTNLISHDKAQDVLSCSVIRGRFLELACEAGLIGSTKPGSMFMLGLFSSLDVILNQSMEHIVPHLALNETIEKALCGQRNQARNWLDLTLAIETGDWATVTATLRGSKIKENQLASLHARATIWAREILVSS comes from the coding sequence ATGTCGCCTGACAATGATCCTGAGATGGCAACAGCGTCCGTCATCACCGACGGCTTGGCGATTTCGGAGGTACGCCGCGATCCGGATCACAAAGTGCTCATCAACTTCCCTCCCCGTCTCTTACTCCAGGACGGAGCATTCGCTCTACCCAAAGATACATGCATTATTGAAATTCTGGAAACAATTCAGCCAGAACCGGAGACGATCAACGCCATACGACGACTCAAAGAAGCGGGATATACACTGGCTTTAGACGATTTTACGGGGAATCCAGCCTTTGACGTACTCATTGATATCGTTGACATTGTCAAGGTAGATGTCCTTGAACTCTCCCCTACTCAAATCATCTGCATCGGCCAAAAATATGCCGGACGGAGTAAATTGCTTGCCGAAAAAGTCGAAACCGATTTGGTGCACTCCTTGACGCGTTCGCTTGGGTTTACCTTATTCCAGGGGTTTTACTTCTCAAAACCCATCATGGAAACTGGCCGTACGATTCCAACAGGCAGCATCATGCATTTACGGCTCATTAATGAACTCAATGCTCCAGACTGCGATCTGAACAGCCTCTCCAGACTCATTTCTCAAGACCCAGGCCTCAGCTACAGACTTCTCAAATACATCAATTCCGCAGCGTATACGTTCAATGCCCGGGTAGAATCTATTAGCGCAGCCGTTATCTTAATGGGCTGTGAGCCTTTGCGCCATTGGCTCATGGTCGTCGGCCTGACCAACCTGATCAGTCACGATAAAGCGCAAGATGTGCTGTCTTGTTCGGTTATCCGGGGCCGATTCCTTGAGCTGGCCTGTGAAGCCGGCCTTATAGGTTCGACAAAGCCTGGTTCCATGTTCATGTTGGGATTGTTCTCATCACTCGATGTCATCTTGAATCAGTCGATGGAGCATATTGTTCCGCATCTCGCGCTAAACGAGACCATAGAAAAGGCTTTGTGCGGTCAGAGAAATCAAGCGAGAAACTGGCTTGATCTCACTTTAGCCATCGAAACAGGGGACTGGGCAACAGTCACCGCGACTTTGCGCGGAAGCAAGATCAAAGAAAATCAACTCGCATCACTCCATGCGAGAGCGACAATATGGGCTCGAGAAATCCTTGTTTCTTCGTGA